The following proteins are co-located in the Fructilactobacillus carniphilus genome:
- a CDS encoding TIGR01906 family membrane protein — MIGKFDGWLVLSYCLLLAWLLGFAIIVGINSGWVYHLCVLQLHLDQHFHVSVATLQRNLNQMIAYIQLPWKQSMHLQVYQLSPAAQSHFRDVKGLVEKIELGFILLTGWLGWAIFKRQLNRQIWRLEGLLNVTIVGLIVVAGLLLVDFQDCFIYFHRLVFRNQNWIFNPRVDPIINVLPDQYFAAAFGLIAITFLVALLMLRIIAYHQLKKAGS; from the coding sequence ATGATTGGCAAATTTGATGGGTGGCTAGTGCTTTCGTATTGTTTATTACTAGCGTGGCTCCTTGGTTTTGCAATCATCGTGGGAATTAATTCCGGGTGGGTATACCATCTTTGTGTCTTACAACTGCACTTAGACCAGCACTTCCACGTTTCCGTTGCCACGTTACAACGTAATCTGAACCAGATGATTGCATACATCCAATTACCCTGGAAGCAATCGATGCACTTACAGGTCTATCAGTTATCTCCAGCTGCTCAATCCCATTTTCGAGATGTGAAGGGGTTAGTGGAAAAAATTGAATTAGGCTTTATTTTGCTCACTGGATGGCTAGGCTGGGCAATCTTTAAGCGACAACTTAACCGGCAAATTTGGCGGCTAGAAGGGCTTTTGAACGTAACCATCGTTGGTTTAATTGTGGTAGCTGGGCTTCTCCTAGTTGATTTTCAAGATTGTTTTATTTATTTTCATCGCCTGGTTTTTCGGAATCAGAATTGGATTTTTAATCCACGGGTAGACCCGATTATTAATGTGTTACCAGACCAATACTTTGCAGCCGCATTTGGATTAATCGCAATCACATTTTTAGTAGCATTGTTAATGTTACGGATTATTGCCTATCACCAACTAAAAAAGGCAGGTTCTTAG
- a CDS encoding TIGR01457 family HAD-type hydrolase, with protein sequence MTQYRGYLIDLDGTVYQGKTQIPAAQRFIARLQENEIPFLFVTNNTTKKPAEVVANLAHNHNIYVQEANVYTAGMATAEYLQDDAEQRGLPLTVNVIGEPDLKSLISQAGFDVFANNPAYVVAALDYDLTYEKIAQAALDIQKGARFIGTNADTLIPTERGKLPGAGSIIDLLRYATQVDPVLIGKPNDLIIKNAIKLLQLPADQVVMVGDNYQTDIKAGMKAGIDTLLVYTGVSKRDQVQKEDRQPTHEIESFDDWQI encoded by the coding sequence AATTCCCGCAGCCCAACGATTTATTGCTCGCCTGCAGGAAAATGAGATTCCTTTTTTGTTTGTAACGAACAACACTACGAAAAAACCGGCTGAGGTAGTCGCTAATTTGGCACACAACCATAACATTTATGTGCAGGAAGCCAATGTTTATACCGCGGGGATGGCAACGGCTGAATATTTACAGGACGATGCCGAGCAGCGGGGCTTACCACTGACGGTCAACGTAATTGGGGAACCGGATTTAAAGAGTTTAATTAGTCAGGCCGGTTTTGATGTTTTTGCTAATAATCCTGCCTACGTGGTGGCTGCACTAGATTATGATTTAACCTACGAAAAGATTGCTCAAGCAGCCTTAGACATTCAGAAGGGAGCCCGTTTTATTGGCACGAATGCGGATACGTTGATTCCAACGGAGCGGGGCAAGTTGCCTGGTGCTGGTTCAATTATCGATTTACTGCGATATGCCACTCAAGTGGATCCGGTTTTAATTGGTAAGCCCAACGATTTGATCATTAAAAATGCAATTAAATTATTGCAGTTGCCTGCAGATCAAGTAGTGATGGTAGGGGATAACTACCAAACAGACATTAAAGCTGGGATGAAAGCGGGAATTGATACCCTGCTGGTTTACACCGGGGTCTCAAAACGAGATCAAGTTCAGAAAGAGGACCGGCAACCGACCCATGAAATCGAGAGTTTCGATGATTGGCAAATTTGA